The following proteins are encoded in a genomic region of Opitutaceae bacterium:
- a CDS encoding MBL fold metallo-hydrolase: MKLIDLNRDGEIGANCHFVQIGDLNIVVDSGLNPKKAGRIAAPDFSPLRGTRLDLIIITHCHLDHIGSLPILMREQPDAVVIMTQSSRMLIERMLHNSASVMMRQREDEGIKDYPLFTHEEIDRLAKRLTPVPYNVVKRFKAKKDEISLVFHPAGHVAGAAGVEIHHKSRHIFFTGDVLFENQRTLPGAKFPAGHFDTLIMETTRGATERPADKTRIAEVARLIDAINHTIKAGGSFLIPVFALGRQQEILAILSDARKFGKLTECKLFAGGLGMDLVDYFDEIGRKTKHVQFSKSVVKELKVQPLPRVLKPGEDPKQNGIYLISSGMMVERTPSYTLASGLLGNSNNTIGFVGYCDPETPGGALLAANSGDTFLFEVINVKTKIKARIEKFELSGHADREELLEFAVQASPRSIVLTHGENSARAWFKDQLHAKLPKTNIIDPKPLHSYMV; this comes from the coding sequence ATGAAGCTAATTGATTTGAATCGGGACGGTGAGATTGGTGCCAACTGCCATTTTGTGCAGATCGGTGACCTCAACATCGTCGTCGACAGCGGCCTCAATCCAAAGAAGGCCGGCCGCATTGCGGCACCCGACTTTTCGCCACTTCGCGGCACCCGCCTCGATCTCATTATCATCACCCATTGCCACCTCGACCATATTGGAAGCCTTCCGATCTTGATGAGGGAGCAACCCGACGCGGTGGTGATCATGACCCAGTCGAGCCGCATGCTCATTGAGCGCATGCTGCACAACTCCGCGTCCGTGATGATGCGCCAGCGCGAGGATGAAGGCATCAAGGACTACCCCCTTTTCACCCATGAGGAAATCGATCGCCTTGCCAAGCGCCTGACGCCCGTTCCCTACAATGTGGTAAAACGCTTCAAGGCAAAGAAAGACGAGATCAGCCTGGTCTTTCATCCCGCCGGTCACGTGGCAGGTGCTGCCGGTGTCGAAATTCATCACAAGAGCCGACACATCTTCTTCACGGGTGACGTGCTGTTTGAAAATCAACGCACCCTTCCCGGAGCGAAGTTCCCAGCAGGACATTTCGACACCCTCATCATGGAGACGACCCGCGGTGCAACCGAGCGCCCCGCGGACAAGACCCGCATTGCCGAAGTCGCCCGACTGATCGACGCCATCAACCACACAATCAAGGCGGGAGGATCGTTCCTCATACCGGTCTTCGCACTCGGACGTCAGCAGGAGATTCTCGCGATCCTCTCCGACGCCCGGAAGTTTGGTAAGCTCACCGAATGCAAACTGTTCGCTGGCGGCCTCGGAATGGACTTGGTGGACTACTTCGACGAAATAGGCCGCAAGACGAAGCACGTCCAATTCTCCAAGAGCGTCGTCAAGGAGTTGAAGGTTCAACCGCTTCCACGGGTTTTGAAACCGGGCGAGGATCCCAAGCAGAACGGCATCTACCTGATCAGCTCCGGCATGATGGTGGAACGTACGCCCTCCTACACGCTTGCCTCGGGGTTGCTTGGAAATTCGAACAACACCATTGGCTTCGTTGGCTACTGCGACCCTGAAACCCCGGGCGGTGCTCTCTTGGCCGCAAACTCGGGCGACACGTTTCTATTCGAGGTGATCAACGTGAAAACCAAGATCAAGGCCCGGATCGAGAAGTTTGAGTTGAGCGGACATGCCGATCGCGAGGAACTCCTTGAGTTCGCCGTCCAGGCATCTCCACGAAGCATTGTGCTCACCCACGGCGAGAATTCCGCCCGCGCCTGGTTCAAGGACCAACTCCACGCCAAGTTGCCGAAGACGAACATAATTGATCCGAAGCCGCTCCACTCCTACATGGTGTGA
- a CDS encoding ApaG domain, translated as MSSVLLPGLTAHLDKLVYHHGGISLPPDQPHAFVYFITIQNNSDRVVTLLGRKWVIHHEDGSQLVVEGDKIVGETPRLEPGEQFSYNSYHVTGCNARACGAFHGLDEEGNRIHVVLAPFELIIPN; from the coding sequence GTGTCTTCCGTCCTGCTACCGGGCCTCACGGCCCACCTCGATAAGCTCGTATACCACCACGGTGGGATCTCCCTGCCGCCTGACCAGCCGCACGCGTTCGTCTATTTCATCACCATCCAGAACAACTCCGACCGAGTCGTCACGCTGCTGGGGCGCAAGTGGGTGATTCACCACGAAGACGGGTCTCAGCTTGTGGTGGAAGGCGACAAAATCGTGGGAGAGACTCCCCGCTTGGAGCCGGGGGAGCAGTTTTCGTACAATTCGTATCACGTCACGGGTTGCAATGCCCGCGCCTGCGGAGCGTTCCACGGTCTCGACGAGGAGGGCAACCGCATCCACGTCGTCCTGGCACCTTTCGAGCTGATCATTCCCAACTGA
- a CDS encoding sulfite exporter TauE/SafE family protein translates to MTLSDASTLVLLSFTGSAHCAGMCGGFALAASSPSVRAGMWARLLAHHAGKTLSYVSVGLILLLFLEHAWASGIVARVQDVLGWLLAASLLGLGVAQVIGWRWQAPWESRLGSMKSGCNVGVLGQTGVVRAGLIGWLNGFLPCGLSLSAMLLVLRSRDVGEVAVGLALFGLGTLPILAATVVVGSRLSVPIRLRLARLSGWLLVVLALITFLRATELGRAWLHAGFGWLPGAPVDPWCR, encoded by the coding sequence GTGACATTGTCCGATGCCTCCACGCTCGTGCTGCTTTCCTTTACCGGCTCCGCCCATTGTGCGGGCATGTGCGGCGGCTTTGCGCTGGCGGCTTCCTCGCCCTCCGTGCGGGCTGGAATGTGGGCCCGATTGCTCGCCCACCATGCCGGCAAGACCCTGTCCTACGTATCCGTCGGACTGATACTTCTCCTGTTTCTGGAGCATGCATGGGCGTCGGGAATCGTGGCACGCGTGCAGGATGTCCTCGGCTGGCTGCTCGCTGCCTCGCTCCTGGGGCTGGGAGTGGCCCAGGTAATCGGGTGGCGCTGGCAGGCGCCCTGGGAGTCGCGTTTGGGTTCGATGAAGTCCGGGTGCAACGTCGGCGTTTTGGGCCAGACTGGTGTCGTGCGCGCCGGCCTGATCGGGTGGCTTAACGGGTTTCTGCCCTGTGGACTGTCCCTTTCAGCGATGCTCCTCGTGCTCCGGTCGCGTGACGTAGGGGAGGTGGCGGTTGGCCTGGCGTTGTTCGGCTTGGGTACCCTGCCCATTCTTGCCGCAACCGTGGTGGTAGGAAGCCGGCTTTCAGTGCCAATTCGGTTGCGGCTCGCACGCTTGTCGGGGTGGCTGCTTGTCGTCCTTGCCTTGATCACCTTTCTCCGCGCAACGGAACTGGGCAGGGCCTGGTTGCATGCCGGCTTCGGATGGTTGCCCGGGGCTCCCGTGGATCCTTGGTGCCGGTAG